The proteins below are encoded in one region of Micromonospora sp. DSM 45708:
- the otsB gene encoding trehalose-phosphatase, whose translation MPPLNLGNQQPRTPLDAEHAWRTTAARAGDVVLFFDFDGTLAPVDDDPTAVRPAPKVLAALEALAPRVRRIAIVSARPVEFLRDHLGGLTGIDLYGLYGLEHSHSGGETVTEPAALPWVPTMAELAEQAQAELPPGALVEFKRLSVALHWRTAPHLGDLVQEWGRARAERLGLRCQAGRMVLELKPPVDRDKGMVIGETVRDAGGAWYFGDDVSDIKAFAALRARAATDPDFLGVCVAVANPETGHEVADAADLTLDSPAALGDFLTAALPHLDA comes from the coding sequence GTGCCGCCGTTGAATTTGGGCAACCAGCAGCCGAGAACCCCGTTGGACGCCGAGCACGCCTGGCGGACCACCGCCGCGCGTGCGGGTGACGTGGTGCTCTTCTTCGACTTCGACGGCACACTGGCGCCGGTCGACGACGATCCCACCGCGGTCCGCCCCGCGCCGAAGGTGCTCGCCGCGTTGGAGGCGCTCGCCCCGCGCGTACGCCGGATCGCGATCGTCTCCGCGCGCCCGGTGGAGTTCCTCCGCGACCATCTCGGCGGCCTCACCGGCATCGACCTCTACGGGCTCTACGGCCTGGAGCACAGCCACTCCGGCGGTGAGACGGTCACCGAGCCGGCCGCGCTGCCCTGGGTGCCGACCATGGCCGAGCTGGCCGAGCAGGCCCAGGCCGAGCTGCCGCCCGGCGCGCTCGTCGAGTTCAAGCGCCTCTCCGTCGCGCTGCACTGGCGCACCGCCCCGCACCTCGGCGACCTGGTGCAGGAGTGGGGCCGGGCCCGGGCCGAGCGGCTGGGCCTGCGCTGTCAGGCCGGCCGCATGGTGCTGGAGCTGAAGCCCCCCGTCGACCGGGACAAGGGCATGGTCATCGGCGAGACGGTCCGCGACGCCGGCGGGGCGTGGTATTTCGGCGACGACGTCTCCGACATCAAGGCGTTCGCCGCGCTGCGCGCCCGCGCCGCCACCGATCCCGACTTCCTCGGCGTGTGCGTGGCGGTCGCCAACCCGGAGACCGGGCACGAGGTCGCCGACGCCGCCGACCTGACGCTCGACTCCCCCGCCGCCCTCGGCGACTTCCTCACCGCCGCCCTGCCCCACCTGGACGCCTGA
- a CDS encoding isoprenyl transferase has protein sequence MTLRKLLYSVYERRLTAKLAGRPVPAHVGVMCDGNRRWAREMGFVDPNDGHRMGAERIKELLRWCDAAGVGHVTLWLLSTDNLSRPATELDPLLQIIEDLTTELAEEGNPWRLRMVGALDVLPAQHAAALKAAEERTRDRDGGAQVNIAVGYGGRREIADAVRSLLLEHAAQGGTIEELATTLDVDHISEHLYTKGLPDPDLIIRTSGEQRLSGFMLWQSAHSEFYFCELNWPDFRKVDFLRALRSYATRQRRYGV, from the coding sequence ATGACTCTGCGGAAACTCCTCTACTCCGTGTACGAGCGCCGGCTGACGGCGAAGCTCGCGGGCAGGCCCGTGCCCGCACACGTCGGCGTGATGTGCGACGGCAACCGCAGGTGGGCCCGGGAGATGGGCTTCGTCGATCCGAACGACGGCCACCGGATGGGCGCCGAGCGGATCAAGGAGCTGCTCCGCTGGTGCGACGCGGCCGGCGTGGGGCACGTCACGCTCTGGCTGCTCTCCACCGACAACCTCTCCCGGCCGGCCACCGAGCTGGACCCGCTGCTCCAGATCATCGAGGACCTCACCACCGAGCTGGCCGAGGAGGGCAACCCCTGGCGGCTGCGCATGGTGGGGGCGCTCGACGTGCTGCCGGCGCAGCACGCAGCCGCGTTGAAGGCCGCCGAGGAGCGCACCCGGGACCGCGACGGCGGCGCCCAGGTCAACATCGCCGTCGGCTACGGCGGCCGGCGGGAGATCGCCGACGCGGTCCGCTCGCTGCTGCTGGAGCACGCGGCGCAGGGCGGCACGATCGAGGAGCTGGCCACCACGCTCGACGTCGACCACATCTCCGAGCACCTCTACACCAAGGGCCTGCCGGACCCGGATCTGATCATCCGGACCAGTGGCGAGCAGCGGCTCTCCGGCTTCATGCTGTGGCAGAGCGCACACTCGGAGTTCTACTTCTGCGAGCTGAACTGGCCCGACTTCCGCAAGGTCGACTTCCTCCGCGCGCTGCGTTCCTACGCGACCCGCCAACGCCGCTACGGCGTCTGA